The Drosophila teissieri strain GT53w chromosome X, Prin_Dtei_1.1, whole genome shotgun sequence genome has a segment encoding these proteins:
- the LOC122624662 gene encoding uncharacterized protein LOC122624662 isoform X2, whose amino-acid sequence MSHVGATNLYDEPEIMEEFISCYQHFTALWDSSTPDYLSKQKKEPGYQELLKILRRVNGGCTVQDVKRKINSLRCCYRREIKKVQASVSGYQPRLWWFHLMAFLKPVLNIQSPVRVKSESLDDSLDETSIQDVDMISETFQNEEDVLRLDAVVDGDVEPEAEHDHEPETENLGPEVEHHVDDYRGDISLAGSIKNNAYQSGSSHLRLNAESLALDKSGRRIRIRRRRSSNDSEYGETARKRRNEETTNRDRERDRDRDREIGDRERTRERDRELDSESEHECELIGRRMATHFRHMRPDQRLYAERIISEVLVYGRMNRLSFEAQFILGQK is encoded by the exons ATGTCCCACGTGGGCGCCACAAACCTGTACGATGAGCCCGAAATCATGGAGGAGTTCATCAGCTGCTATCAGCACTTCACCGCCCTGTGGGACAGCAGCACTCCCGATTACCTATCGAAGCAGAAGAAGGAGCCCGGCTACCAGGAGCTATTGAAGATCCTGCGACGCGTCAACGGCGGCTGTACCGTGCAGGATGTGAAGCGTAAGATAAACTCGCTGCGCTGCTGCTATCGTCGCGAAATCAAGAAGGTGCAGGCCTCCGTCAGTGGCTATCAGCCGCGTCTCTGGTGGTTCCATCTCATGGCCTTCCTGAAGCCGGTGCTCAACATCCAGTCGCCGGTCAGGGTGAAATCGGAGAGCTTGGACGACAGTCTCGATGAGACCAGCATCCAG GACGTCGATATGATTTCGGAGACGTTTCAGAACGAAGAGGATGTGCTGCGTCTGGATGCCGTGGTCGATGGCGATGTGGAGCCGGAAGCGGAGCATGATCACgagccggaaacggaaaacCTGGGCCCCGAAGTGGAGCACCATGTGGACGATTATCGGGGGGACATTTCATTGGCGGGCAGCATCAAGAACAATGCCTATCAGAGCGGCTCTTCGCACCTGCGACTCAACGCCGAATCGCTGGCTCTGGATAAATCCGGACGACGTATCCGTATCCGGCGAAGACGCAGCAGCAATGACAGCGAATACGGCGAAACCGCGAGAAAGCGCAGAAACGAGGAGACTACGAATAGAGATAGAGAAAGAGATAGGGATAGGGATAGGGAGATAGGGGATAGAGAGAGGACGAGGGAGCGAGACAGAGAGCTCGATAGCGAGAGCGAGCACGAGTGCGAGCTTATCGGAAGACGAATGGCCACCCACTTCCGGCATATGCGACCGGATCAACGGCTCTACGCCGAACGGATCATCAGCGAGGTGCTGGTCTACGGCCGAATGAATCGCCTTTCCTTCGAGGCGCAATTTATACTGGGTCAAAAATAG
- the LOC122624662 gene encoding uncharacterized protein LOC122624662 isoform X1 has product MSHTHTAIEFWKEFLHMYRSMPELWLVRSKLYRDRRLKVESYGRLLALMRMSDSHANIHTLKRKINNFRTSYRRELRKVLDSDNTYTPSLWYFKELDFLYELETGELQLEHSVAAEQDRDLKVLQHEANISVAFEAHLAESEESLCFMQQRENGVETDNDNEQVHPLDAEDVDMISETFQNEEDVLRLDAVVDGDVEPEAEHDHEPETENLGPEVEHHVDDYRGDISLAGSIKNNAYQSGSSHLRLNAESLALDKSGRRIRIRRRRSSNDSEYGETARKRRNEETTNRDRERDRDRDREIGDRERTRERDRELDSESEHECELIGRRMATHFRHMRPDQRLYAERIISEVLVYGRMNRLSFEAQFILGQK; this is encoded by the exons atgtcgcacacacacacggccaTCGAGTTTTGGAAGGAGTTCCTCCACATGTACCGCTCGATGCCCGAACTGTGGCTGGTGCGGAGCAAACTGTATCGCGATCGCCGCCTCAAGGTCGAATCCTATGGCCGATTATTGGCACTGATGCGTATGTCCGATAGCCATGCCAATATCCATACACTGAAGCGAAAGATTAACAATTTCCGTACCTCGTATCGCCGCGAATTGAGAAAGGTGCTGGATAGCGATAACACCTATACGCCATCGCTATGGTATTTCAAGGAGCTCGATTTTCTCTACGAACTGGAAACGGGTGAACTGCAACTGGAGCACTCGGTGGCGGCCGAGCAGGATCGGGACTTGAAAGTGCTGCAGCATGAGGCAAATATATCGGTGGCATTCGAAGCACACCTAGCGGAATCGGAGGAATCACTGTGCTTCATGCAGCAGCGGGAGAATGGAGTGGAAACCGATAACGATAACGAGCAGGTGCATCCGTTGGACGCCGAA GACGTCGATATGATTTCGGAGACGTTTCAGAACGAAGAGGATGTGCTGCGTCTGGATGCCGTGGTCGATGGCGATGTGGAGCCGGAAGCGGAGCATGATCACgagccggaaacggaaaacCTGGGCCCCGAAGTGGAGCACCATGTGGACGATTATCGGGGGGACATTTCATTGGCGGGCAGCATCAAGAACAATGCCTATCAGAGCGGCTCTTCGCACCTGCGACTCAACGCCGAATCGCTGGCTCTGGATAAATCCGGACGACGTATCCGTATCCGGCGAAGACGCAGCAGCAATGACAGCGAATACGGCGAAACCGCGAGAAAGCGCAGAAACGAGGAGACTACGAATAGAGATAGAGAAAGAGATAGGGATAGGGATAGGGAGATAGGGGATAGAGAGAGGACGAGGGAGCGAGACAGAGAGCTCGATAGCGAGAGCGAGCACGAGTGCGAGCTTATCGGAAGACGAATGGCCACCCACTTCCGGCATATGCGACCGGATCAACGGCTCTACGCCGAACGGATCATCAGCGAGGTGCTGGTCTACGGCCGAATGAATCGCCTTTCCTTCGAGGCGCAATTTATACTGGGTCAAAAATAG